A region of the Zhihengliuella halotolerans genome:
TGCGCCCGAAGATCACCGAGACGACGGCGCTCGGCGCGGCCTACGCGGCCGGCCTCGCCACCGGCTTCTGGAACGACCTCGGCGAGCTCACGGCCAAGTGGGCCGAGGACAAGCGGTGGGAGCCGACGATGGACGTCGCCGAGCGCGAGCGCCAGATGCGCCTTTGGCGGAAGGCCGTAGCGCGCACGCTCGACTGGGTCGACGAAGACGTGAAGTAGGGCCGCCGCGCGGCGACGGCCGCGCCCAGCTGGGCGGGGGACGACGGCGGCGGGGGAGTGCCGCCGTCGTCCTCCGGACGTGCTGTAAACTGACGGGCATGGTATTGCGCCCAGTCCTACGTTGACCGCGCCGAGACGATCCCCACGGACGTCTTCGCGCGGTTCGCCCCTTGCATGCAAGGGGCTTTTGCATGTTCTGGCCACACCACCGGCGTTCCCTTGTACTGGGGAACCGCGCCGACGCACGACCTACCTACAGTGAAGGTGAAACAACACGTGAGCACGCAGCCCAGCGAAGCGACCCAGAGCGGTGTCGCCTACGACTTCCGCGAGATCGAGGCCACCTGGGGCCCGGTGTGGGAGGAGCTAGGCGTGTTCACGCCGGCCGACGACGGCAGCCGCGAGCGTCGCTACGTGCTCGACATGTTCCCCTACCCCTCCGGCGACCTGCACATGGGCCACGCCGAGGCGTTCGCGATGGGCGACGTCGTCGCGCGCTATTGGAACCAGTGCGGCTACGACGTGCTGCACCCGATCGGCTGGGACTCCTTCGGACTGCCCGCCGAGAACGCCGCGATCAAGCGCGACGCCCATCCGGCGGAGTGGACCTACACGAACATCGACACGCAGGCCGCGTCGTTCAAGCGCTACGCCATCAGCGCCGACTGGTCGCGCCGCCTGCACACCTCCGACCCCGAGTACTACCGCTGGACCCAGTGGCTCTTCACGCGCTTCTACGAGAAGGGCTTGGCCTACCGGAAGAACCACCCCGTCAACTGGTGCCCGAAGGACCAGACGGTGTTGGCCAACGAGCAGGTCGTCGACGGCGCGTGCGAGCGCTGCGGCACGGCGGTGACCAAGAAGTCCCTGAACCAGTGGTACTTCAAGATCACCGAGTACGCCGACCGGCTGCTCGACGACATGGAGGCGCTTAAGGGCCACTGGCCCGAGCGCGTGCTGCTGATGCAGAAGAACTGGATCGGCCGCTCCGAGGGCGCGCACGTCGACTTCGTCATCGAAGCCGGAGGCGGCCGCGAGGCGGAGAAGGTCACCGTGTTCACGACCCGGCCCGACACCCTGCACGGCGCGACGTTCTTCGTCGTCGCCGCCGATGCCGAGCTCGCGGACCAGCTGGTCACCGACGAGCACCGGGCCGACCTGACGGCTTACCAGGAGAGCGTCAAGGCCCTCAGCGAGATCGAACGCCAGTCCACCGAGCGGCCCAAGACCGGTGTCTTCACCGGGCGCTACGCGGTCAACCCGCTCTCCGGGGAGAAACTGCCCGTGTGGGCCGCGGACTACGTCCTCGCCGACTACGGCACCGGCGCGATCATGGCCGTGCCCGCCCACGACCAGCGCGACCTCGACTTCGCGCGCGAATTCGGGCTGCCCGTGCGCGCCGTCGTCGACACCGGCGAGGAGGACCCGGCGGAGACCGGCGTCGCGACCGCCGGCGAGGGCACCTTGATGAACTCGGGTGAGCTCGACGGGCTGGGCAAGGCCGAGGGCATCGCGAAGGCCATCGAGATTGTCGAGGGTGCCGGCACCGGCGAGAAGACGGTGAACTACCGCCTGCGCGATTGGCTGCTCTCCCGCCAGCGGTTCTGGGGCACCCCGATCCCGATCATCCACTGCGCCAGTTGCGGCGAGGTGCCGGTGCCCGACGACCAGCTGCCCGTGCGGCTGCCGGACA
Encoded here:
- the leuS gene encoding leucine--tRNA ligase, whose translation is MSTQPSEATQSGVAYDFREIEATWGPVWEELGVFTPADDGSRERRYVLDMFPYPSGDLHMGHAEAFAMGDVVARYWNQCGYDVLHPIGWDSFGLPAENAAIKRDAHPAEWTYTNIDTQAASFKRYAISADWSRRLHTSDPEYYRWTQWLFTRFYEKGLAYRKNHPVNWCPKDQTVLANEQVVDGACERCGTAVTKKSLNQWYFKITEYADRLLDDMEALKGHWPERVLLMQKNWIGRSEGAHVDFVIEAGGGREAEKVTVFTTRPDTLHGATFFVVAADAELADQLVTDEHRADLTAYQESVKALSEIERQSTERPKTGVFTGRYAVNPLSGEKLPVWAADYVLADYGTGAIMAVPAHDQRDLDFAREFGLPVRAVVDTGEEDPAETGVATAGEGTLMNSGELDGLGKAEGIAKAIEIVEGAGTGEKTVNYRLRDWLLSRQRFWGTPIPIIHCASCGEVPVPDDQLPVRLPDNLRGEQLSPKGTSPLAAAEDWVNVACPRCGADAKRDTDTMDTFVDSSWYFLRFVSPQYTEGPFDPEAAKNWMPVGQYVGGVEHAILHLLYARFFTKVIHDLGLIEASEPFSALLNQGQVLNGGKAMSKSLGNGVDLGEQLDLFGVDAVRLTMIFASPPEDDVDWADVSPSGSAKFLARAWRLAGDVTSAPGADAATGDAGLRSITHKTVAEAGELLESGKFNVVVAKTMELVNATRKAIDSGAGPADPAVREAVEAVAVVLSLFAPYTAEDMWARLGHEPSVAKAGWPAVDPALLVDDTVVAVVQIKGKVRARLEVSPEIGEDELRELALASDAVQKILGGVEPRKVIVRAPKLVNIVPA